Proteins encoded within one genomic window of Kibdelosporangium phytohabitans:
- a CDS encoding nuclear transport factor 2 family protein: protein MNARVEDKQAISELMTGWMHRDLNEWDHLRGLFHPGARMEIAWFEGPATEFVAASEKMGHSDLRSKHLIANPVITFNGDKAVVETNAVLVAENVRLNLGFNVHNRFIDRVGKRDGRWGIVHRCSVYDNGTFTFPLGLVDIDQAVVTKYPREYAALAYVLEKSGYPVNRVFPTKGSDLEREIKDAAAKWLNE, encoded by the coding sequence ATGAACGCTCGCGTCGAGGACAAGCAGGCCATCTCGGAGCTGATGACCGGGTGGATGCACCGCGATCTGAACGAATGGGATCACCTGCGCGGGCTGTTCCACCCCGGCGCCAGGATGGAGATCGCCTGGTTCGAAGGGCCAGCGACCGAGTTCGTGGCCGCCTCAGAGAAAATGGGCCACTCTGATCTGCGCAGCAAGCACCTGATCGCCAACCCGGTCATCACCTTCAACGGCGACAAGGCCGTGGTGGAGACGAACGCGGTGCTCGTGGCGGAGAACGTGCGGCTGAACCTGGGCTTCAACGTCCACAACCGATTCATCGACCGGGTCGGGAAACGCGACGGCCGATGGGGGATCGTGCACCGCTGCAGCGTCTACGACAACGGCACGTTCACCTTCCCGCTCGGCCTCGTCGACATCGACCAGGCCGTCGTCACGAAGTACCCGCGCGAATACGCCGCACTCGCCTACGTACTGGAGAAATCCGGCTATCCGGTCAACCGCGTCTTCCCCACCAAGGGCAGCGACCTGGAACGCGAAATCAAGGACGCGGCGGCGAAATGGCTGAATGAATGA